In a genomic window of Thalassotalea piscium:
- a CDS encoding SLC13 family permease, which translates to MMDNELEEEKQLLLSSSNDFRLFAFILGPLVALVLMYLPVPNGMTKEAWALVALILWMAIWWLSEAIPIPATALLPIPLMPILGIGEMTPVASQYGNPIIFLFLGGFLMAVAMQRWGLHKRIALRIVSVVGTNPSSVIGGFMLATAFLSMWISNTSSTIMMYAVALSVIDFVARRTTDEKVLHNFGVALMLGIAYSATIGGVGTLIGTPPNALLASFLTSSYNIQIDFFTWMQFGLPIVLFMLPIAWLLLTKLIFPAKSIRVGNIQQLIKAELDELGPITQPEKVVAGVFICAALGWIFRTPLVNLTGLPINDTSIALVAALLLFAWPASKNSGQFILDWSMTRELPWGILFLFGGGLALSFGFNNTGLALWIGELVSGLDVSTWLLIITVVIAVIYLTEITSNTASTATFLPILGAVAIGLELDPRTLAVPAAVAASMAFMMPIATPPNAIVFSYEKMRLFDMIKAGFLLNIIAVIVTCLMMYLLSGLVFGI; encoded by the coding sequence ATGATGGATAATGAACTAGAAGAAGAAAAACAATTATTACTGAGTTCATCTAATGATTTTCGCTTATTTGCGTTTATTTTAGGCCCACTTGTAGCTCTAGTGCTAATGTACTTACCTGTACCTAATGGCATGACAAAAGAAGCTTGGGCTTTAGTTGCATTAATTCTTTGGATGGCTATTTGGTGGTTATCTGAAGCGATACCAATTCCAGCTACCGCATTACTTCCTATTCCATTGATGCCAATATTAGGTATTGGCGAAATGACACCTGTTGCCAGTCAGTACGGTAATCCTATTATTTTTTTATTTTTGGGTGGGTTTTTAATGGCTGTCGCCATGCAAAGGTGGGGGCTGCATAAGCGAATAGCATTAAGAATAGTTTCTGTAGTTGGCACAAATCCGTCGAGTGTTATTGGCGGCTTTATGTTGGCAACCGCATTCTTATCGATGTGGATATCTAATACCTCATCCACTATTATGATGTATGCGGTAGCTTTATCTGTGATTGACTTTGTTGCTCGTAGAACAACTGATGAAAAGGTGTTACACAATTTTGGAGTAGCACTAATGTTAGGTATTGCCTATAGCGCAACAATTGGCGGTGTAGGTACTTTAATTGGTACGCCACCCAATGCACTTTTAGCAAGTTTTCTAACCAGTAGTTATAACATTCAAATAGACTTTTTTACTTGGATGCAATTTGGTCTTCCTATTGTTTTATTTATGTTACCTATTGCTTGGTTACTGTTAACCAAATTAATATTTCCAGCTAAAAGTATTCGAGTCGGAAATATTCAACAGCTCATTAAAGCAGAACTTGATGAATTAGGTCCAATAACTCAACCTGAGAAGGTGGTAGCGGGCGTATTTATTTGTGCTGCCTTAGGCTGGATATTTCGTACACCTTTGGTAAATTTAACGGGTTTACCCATTAACGATACCAGTATTGCATTAGTTGCTGCTTTGTTATTATTTGCTTGGCCTGCGTCTAAAAACAGTGGCCAATTTATATTAGACTGGAGTATGACAAGAGAATTACCGTGGGGCATACTTTTTCTTTTTGGTGGTGGTCTTGCGTTATCATTTGGCTTTAATAATACAGGGTTAGCGTTATGGATAGGAGAATTAGTTTCAGGTTTAGATGTTAGTACCTGGCTGCTAATAATTACGGTTGTAATTGCCGTGATTTATTTAACCGAAATAACGTCTAATACGGCTTCAACGGCAACATTTCTTCCTATTTTAGGTGCTGTAGCAATTGGGTTAGAGCTTGATCCTCGCACACTAGCAGTACCTGCAGCTGTTGCTGCGTCAATGGCATTTATGATGCCTATAGCAACACCACCCAATGCCATAGTATTTTCCTATGAAAAAATGCGCTTATTTGACATGATCAAAGCAGGCTTCTTACTCAATATAATCGCAGTTATCGTCACTTGTTTAATGATGTACCTTCTTTCAGGTTTAGTTTTTGGTATTTAG
- a CDS encoding alanine racemase, which yields MDRRTFILAGAALGVSGYMLKPTNNGMPYNDYFSQINQSLKHSGTYLPSMLVDLDIVDNNIKALSSIMNPKVDLRIVTKSVPSPKLLAYLMEKTQTNKLMVFHQPFLNHIANTYPASDVLMGKPLPVKSAKTFYQHLDTSSQFNPSIQLQWLIDTKARLKQYLALAKSLELSLKINIELDVGLHRGGLQQPEQLDSLLEIIDANPEYLTFSGFMGYDPHVVKIPSIIKSAEQAYQESQTIYQRFIERLYTLNNKYKAQPLCFNGAGSPSIALHKNNTVANELSAGSCFVKPVDFDIPSLASFTPAAFIATPILKKMKGTLLPGVEFAQHIFPLWDPNMQETYFIYGGKWLANFESPQGLQGNALFGTSTNQEIVNAADNVNLAVDDHIFLRPKQSEFVFLQFGSLITLRDHKVNEQWPILKQE from the coding sequence ATGGATAGAAGAACATTTATTTTAGCCGGAGCAGCCTTAGGCGTTTCAGGCTACATGCTAAAACCGACGAATAACGGGATGCCTTATAACGATTACTTTTCACAAATCAACCAATCGCTAAAACACTCTGGTACCTATTTACCTAGTATGTTGGTTGATCTTGATATTGTTGATAATAATATTAAAGCACTATCGAGCATAATGAACCCTAAAGTTGACTTACGCATAGTAACAAAGTCGGTTCCTAGCCCTAAACTATTAGCGTATTTAATGGAAAAAACGCAAACTAATAAACTAATGGTTTTTCATCAGCCCTTCCTCAACCATATTGCTAATACTTATCCAGCAAGTGATGTACTAATGGGCAAACCATTACCGGTAAAGTCTGCTAAAACTTTCTATCAACACTTAGATACTAGTAGTCAATTTAACCCAAGCATACAGCTTCAATGGCTAATCGATACTAAAGCTAGGCTTAAGCAATATTTGGCATTAGCAAAGTCATTAGAGTTGTCACTTAAAATCAATATTGAACTCGACGTGGGGCTACACCGTGGTGGCTTGCAGCAGCCTGAGCAGCTAGATTCACTGTTAGAGATAATAGACGCTAACCCTGAATATTTAACATTTTCTGGCTTTATGGGATATGACCCACATGTAGTTAAAATTCCAAGCATTATTAAGTCTGCAGAGCAGGCTTACCAAGAGTCACAAACAATTTATCAACGCTTTATTGAACGTCTTTATACATTAAATAATAAATACAAAGCTCAGCCGCTATGCTTTAATGGCGCGGGTAGCCCAAGTATTGCTCTACATAAAAATAATACAGTAGCTAACGAGCTTTCTGCTGGCTCTTGTTTTGTTAAACCAGTTGATTTTGATATTCCCTCGCTCGCATCATTTACACCAGCTGCTTTTATCGCCACTCCAATCTTAAAAAAGATGAAAGGCACTCTTCTACCAGGTGTAGAGTTTGCACAACATATATTTCCATTGTGGGATCCTAATATGCAGGAGACCTATTTTATTTATGGTGGAAAGTGGCTTGCTAACTTTGAGTCCCCTCAAGGACTTCAAGGTAATGCGCTATTTGGCACAAGTACTAACCAAGAAATAGTGAATGCCGCTGATAATGTTAATTTAGCTGTTGATGACCATATATTTTTGAGACCAAAGCAGAGCGAGTTTGTTTTTCTACAATTTGGTAGTTTAATTACCCTGCGAGACCACAAAGTGAATGAACAATGGCCTATCTTAAAGCAGGAGTAA
- the smc gene encoding chromosome segregation protein SMC: protein MRLKHIKLAGFKSFVDQTKVSFEHDMTAIVGPNGCGKSNIIDAVRWVLGESSAKNLRGDAMTDVIFNGANTRKAVGQASVELVFDNISGRLDGSMADRNEVSIRRVVNRDSQNTYYLNGTKCRRRDITDIFLGTGLGPRSYAIIEQGTISRLIESKPHELRVFIEEAAGISKYKERRRDTENRIRHTRENLERLTDIRFELGQQIEHLHQQAEAATRFKTLKTQERKYKAELAFIKWEKFNQQCIDTQQEHQKVAEKICQVEQHQQDQHFGLVAIKQQLKSVNEQLQNYQQEKLHLAQKVAAAEQRIKHFQQQQQKIKIDQGLNQQQLTNAQSALTAAQSNLEQYREQLNQNQPEHAQIIEKLQAAQINLDIVSKEQQQVQTQWQLTLSAQQVHNEKRLADSKKLQQHESRIEHLQAQITVLNSRLTKLEQQNVNLDSSEAIELSTLLDTAHLLQEKIEQHKQELSELQHNTHSGSIEHGQLQGVIELLKQNINELEVQQAHKQQWQKIQQDWLQALQQGQQSLSSRISVTAGWEHAVETVLAEALKADMLIGNLNEWPISLVTENTESTPEIIRLIKYAEPKNESKTNSDVGNTLATKVSLKNEDNSVLYSILSQVYLAENYSEAKERIASLKPHQSVVCSDGTWIGHDFLYKGALSTEQGFFQQQEKLLQLKKKLSEQESSLEGLLLIQQVQTDTITQTKSTITKDEVKLKSLQQQITDQEQQQALTLQRQQQVSKQQDELIQERLSLTLLLNKEQQLLAEHLQEQSQSDQFNNAKYDERLTDDKALAEKNEQLQIQVKELQQTVQLFQQKKHALELLIEQSKQQYQHGQINVERYHDTINQLTEQQQANHQLLEDNTAPFIEDEHQLQSWLTELGSVEEKITALHQQVITLEQQLEQNEQLQQQKLKQLEQLNVALNQLNLNHESARLKAENAHEQIIEMGQHLESVKQNIPQNATESQWQAQIIRLAKDIGQLGPINLAAIDEYNSQLTRKNYLDQQDEDLNLAISTLESAIAKIDRESRQKFKATFDQVNIDLQQLFPKVFGGGQAYLTLTGEDLLETGVTIMARPPGKKNSTIHLLSGGEKALTALSLVFAIFRLNPAPFCMLDEVDAPLDDANVGRFCNLVREMSQTVQFVYISHNKIAMEMASHLTGVTMFEAGVSRIVSVDIDEAIAMAEVS, encoded by the coding sequence ATGCGACTGAAGCATATTAAATTAGCGGGATTTAAATCATTTGTTGATCAAACTAAAGTATCGTTTGAACATGATATGACTGCTATTGTTGGCCCTAATGGTTGTGGAAAATCTAATATAATCGATGCTGTGCGGTGGGTGTTGGGCGAAAGCTCGGCTAAAAACTTGCGTGGCGATGCTATGACTGATGTTATATTTAATGGTGCTAATACACGTAAAGCTGTGGGCCAAGCAAGTGTTGAACTTGTTTTTGATAACATATCTGGCCGGCTAGATGGCAGTATGGCTGATCGCAATGAAGTTTCAATTAGACGAGTAGTTAATCGAGACAGCCAAAACACCTACTACCTCAATGGTACTAAATGTCGCCGTCGTGATATCACAGATATATTTTTAGGGACGGGTTTAGGACCTAGAAGCTATGCGATAATTGAACAAGGTACTATTTCTCGCTTAATTGAGTCAAAACCACACGAACTTCGAGTTTTTATTGAAGAAGCTGCGGGTATTTCCAAATATAAAGAACGACGAAGAGACACTGAAAATAGAATTCGACATACACGCGAAAACTTAGAAAGATTAACCGATATTCGTTTCGAATTAGGTCAACAAATTGAACATTTGCACCAGCAAGCAGAAGCAGCAACTCGATTTAAAACACTGAAAACGCAAGAGCGTAAATATAAAGCTGAATTAGCTTTTATAAAGTGGGAAAAGTTTAATCAACAATGCATAGACACTCAACAGGAGCATCAGAAAGTTGCAGAAAAAATTTGCCAAGTTGAGCAACATCAACAAGACCAACACTTTGGCTTAGTTGCTATTAAACAACAACTAAAGTCTGTTAATGAACAATTACAAAATTATCAACAAGAAAAACTTCATTTAGCACAAAAAGTTGCCGCGGCAGAGCAGCGTATTAAACACTTTCAGCAACAGCAACAAAAAATAAAAATTGATCAGGGGTTAAACCAGCAGCAGCTTACTAATGCGCAATCGGCATTAACGGCAGCGCAAAGTAATCTTGAGCAATACCGCGAGCAATTAAACCAAAACCAGCCAGAACATGCACAAATAATTGAAAAATTACAAGCAGCGCAAATCAACCTAGACATTGTCAGTAAAGAGCAGCAACAAGTTCAAACACAATGGCAATTAACACTAAGTGCTCAGCAAGTACATAATGAAAAGCGCTTGGCTGATAGTAAAAAACTGCAGCAGCATGAGTCTCGTATTGAGCATCTTCAAGCGCAAATAACGGTGTTAAATTCGCGTTTAACTAAACTTGAACAGCAAAATGTAAACTTAGACAGTTCAGAAGCTATAGAGTTATCCACTTTGCTAGATACTGCGCATTTATTACAAGAAAAAATCGAACAGCATAAACAAGAGCTCAGTGAACTGCAGCACAATACTCATTCAGGAAGTATTGAACACGGACAGTTGCAAGGTGTAATTGAGTTACTTAAACAGAATATTAACGAACTTGAAGTTCAACAAGCCCATAAACAACAATGGCAAAAAATACAACAGGATTGGTTGCAAGCGTTACAGCAAGGGCAACAGTCATTGAGTAGTCGTATTAGTGTAACAGCGGGTTGGGAACACGCGGTTGAAACAGTGTTAGCTGAAGCGTTAAAGGCCGATATGTTGATTGGCAACCTCAATGAATGGCCAATTAGCTTGGTTACCGAGAATACAGAAAGCACCCCTGAGATTATTAGGTTAATTAAGTACGCTGAACCAAAAAATGAAAGTAAAACTAATAGTGATGTTGGTAATACACTTGCGACGAAAGTTAGCCTTAAAAACGAAGATAATTCCGTTCTTTATTCAATTCTGAGTCAGGTCTATTTAGCAGAAAATTATAGTGAAGCAAAAGAACGTATAGCAAGCTTGAAACCGCACCAAAGTGTTGTTTGTTCAGATGGTACTTGGATAGGACACGACTTTTTATACAAAGGAGCGCTCTCAACAGAGCAGGGCTTCTTTCAACAGCAAGAAAAGCTTTTACAACTTAAAAAGAAGCTGTCAGAGCAAGAGTCGTCGCTTGAAGGACTATTGTTAATACAGCAAGTACAAACAGATACTATCACCCAAACGAAATCGACAATTACGAAAGATGAAGTAAAACTAAAATCTTTACAACAACAAATTACAGATCAAGAGCAGCAGCAGGCGTTAACACTTCAGCGTCAACAACAAGTAAGCAAACAACAAGATGAGTTAATACAAGAGCGTTTATCTTTAACGTTACTCTTAAATAAAGAACAACAGCTATTAGCAGAACATTTACAAGAACAAAGCCAGAGTGATCAATTTAATAACGCTAAATACGACGAAAGATTAACTGACGATAAAGCACTTGCAGAAAAAAATGAGCAGTTACAAATACAAGTAAAAGAGTTGCAGCAAACTGTGCAGTTGTTTCAACAAAAAAAACACGCATTAGAGCTGTTAATAGAACAATCTAAGCAACAGTATCAACATGGTCAAATTAACGTTGAACGCTACCACGACACTATTAATCAGCTTACTGAGCAACAGCAAGCTAATCATCAGTTATTAGAAGATAATACAGCGCCATTTATTGAAGATGAACATCAATTGCAATCTTGGTTAACAGAACTAGGAAGCGTTGAAGAAAAGATAACGGCACTGCATCAACAAGTGATAACGTTAGAGCAGCAACTGGAGCAGAATGAACAGCTACAACAACAAAAGTTAAAGCAACTAGAGCAATTGAATGTAGCATTAAATCAATTGAACTTAAATCATGAAAGTGCTCGATTAAAAGCTGAAAATGCACACGAGCAAATAATAGAAATGGGTCAGCATTTAGAGAGTGTAAAACAGAATATTCCGCAAAATGCTACAGAAAGTCAATGGCAGGCACAAATTATTCGCTTAGCAAAAGATATAGGGCAACTAGGACCGATTAATTTAGCAGCAATTGATGAATATAATAGCCAACTAACACGCAAAAATTACTTAGATCAGCAAGATGAGGATTTAAATCTTGCCATTTCAACGTTAGAATCAGCGATAGCAAAAATTGATCGAGAAAGCCGTCAGAAGTTTAAAGCAACCTTCGATCAAGTAAACATAGACTTACAGCAATTGTTTCCTAAGGTGTTTGGAGGAGGGCAAGCATATTTAACCCTCACCGGAGAAGACTTACTAGAAACAGGTGTAACAATAATGGCAAGACCTCCGGGTAAAAAAAATAGTACAATTCATTTATTATCTGGTGGAGAAAAAGCGTTAACCGCTTTATCATTGGTGTTTGCAATATTTCGTTTAAACCCTGCGCCCTTTTGCATGTTAGATGAAGTTGATGCACCACTCGATGATGCAAATGTGGGACGGTTTTGTAATCTAGTAAGAGAAATGTCACAAACAGTACAATTTGTTTATATTAGTCATAATAAGATTGCGATGGAAATGGCGAGTCACTTAACTGGCGTTACTATGTTTGAAGCGGGTGTATCGCGAATAGTGTCGGTGGACATAGACGAAGCTATTGCAATGGCAGAAGTATCATAG
- a CDS encoding TetR/AcrR family transcriptional regulator → MPKTSKAKQNAKERILLATLEVIKKSGMRGVRHRAVAAEAVVSLGSTTYHFKSIEDLISSTFVYWHKKIDVRKNPHFASIEADVAHFTKEKIPSNELANKLYLDAEIYLRNQIFDNSEDRKIELAFHNEALRSLQLSSLLLKTWQDEVDKIVELFEAIGAPTPIESAELTFALVLQLEKKAMLIHDKSELVLAFEQMKRVLKHHIYSIVAGISNPL, encoded by the coding sequence ATGCCCAAAACTTCAAAAGCTAAGCAAAATGCTAAGGAACGAATATTACTTGCAACACTTGAAGTGATAAAAAAAAGTGGTATGAGAGGGGTAAGGCACAGAGCTGTAGCTGCGGAAGCTGTTGTTTCTTTAGGTTCGACTACTTATCACTTCAAAAGTATTGAAGATCTAATAAGTTCAACTTTTGTCTATTGGCACAAAAAAATAGATGTCAGAAAAAATCCACACTTTGCTTCAATTGAAGCTGATGTAGCACACTTTACAAAAGAAAAAATCCCCTCTAATGAACTCGCTAATAAACTATACCTAGACGCTGAAATTTACCTAAGAAATCAAATCTTTGATAACTCTGAAGATAGAAAAATTGAATTAGCTTTTCATAACGAGGCATTAAGAAGTCTGCAATTAAGTAGTTTGTTATTAAAAACTTGGCAAGATGAAGTAGACAAAATTGTCGAGTTGTTCGAGGCTATTGGTGCGCCAACACCGATAGAAAGTGCAGAACTTACTTTTGCACTAGTTTTACAGTTAGAAAAAAAAGCAATGCTGATACATGACAAGTCTGAGTTAGTGCTAGCGTTTGAACAAATGAAACGAGTATTAAAGCATCATATCTATTCAATCGTAGCAGGTATCTCTAATCCACTATAA
- the cysZ gene encoding sulfate transporter CysZ, whose product MLANSGAGYFFKGFELIRMKGIRRFVFIPLIINLVLFSVAFYYLFLELQTYMDAIEAWLPEWLSWLSVVIWPVAVLFILVMFSFIFSSVANWLAAPFNGLLSEKMEALLTNEQPPSGNAFEIVKDIPRTLSREWCKFRYYIPRAIGFLLLYWILPVIGQILWFLFLAWMMAIQYKDYPFDNHKVNFDEMKNALQERKGLSYSFGIITALFSMLPIVNLVVMPVAICGATALWVDHYRSHYR is encoded by the coding sequence ATGCTTGCAAACAGTGGTGCCGGTTATTTTTTTAAAGGCTTTGAACTAATAAGGATGAAAGGAATAAGACGCTTTGTGTTTATTCCATTAATTATTAATTTAGTGTTATTTTCAGTTGCTTTTTATTATCTCTTTTTAGAGTTACAAACCTACATGGACGCTATTGAAGCTTGGTTACCAGAATGGCTTTCTTGGTTAAGTGTAGTGATATGGCCAGTCGCCGTATTATTTATCTTAGTGATGTTCTCATTTATTTTTAGTTCCGTTGCAAACTGGTTAGCAGCACCTTTTAACGGTTTATTGTCTGAAAAAATGGAAGCTCTCTTAACAAATGAACAACCACCATCAGGAAATGCATTTGAGATAGTTAAAGATATTCCAAGAACCTTAAGCAGAGAATGGTGTAAATTTCGTTATTATATACCTAGAGCAATTGGCTTTTTGCTGCTGTATTGGATATTGCCTGTCATTGGACAAATTTTATGGTTTTTATTTTTAGCCTGGATGATGGCTATTCAATATAAAGATTACCCTTTTGATAATCATAAAGTTAACTTTGATGAAATGAAAAATGCGCTGCAAGAACGTAAAGGCTTAAGTTATAGTTTTGGTATTATTACTGCGTTGTTTTCAATGTTACCCATTGTGAACTTAGTTGTTATGCCTGTTGCCATTTGTGGCGCTACTGCCCTTTGGGTAGATCACTACCGAAGTCATTATCGCTAA
- the gltX gene encoding glutamate--tRNA ligase: MSLTTRFAPSPTGYLHVGGARTALYSWLYAQKNKGQFILRIEDTDIERSTQASVDAIMDGMNWLNLEWTQGPFFQTERFDRYKEVIAQLVESGHAYRCYSTAEEVEAMREEARAKGEKEKYNGYWRDRTDYPSDKPYVIRFKNPLDGDVVIHDVVKGDITISNEELDDLIIARSDGTPTYNLTVVVDDWDMEVTHVVRGDDHVSNTPKQINILAALGAEIPQYAHIPMILGDDGKRLSKRHGAVSVMQYRDDGYLPEALLNYLVRLGWSHGDQEIFSREEMIELFDLKDCNRAPSGFNTEKLIWVNQHYMKTLAPSYVAEHLAWHMAEQGINTETGPSLEAIVQVQADRVKTLKEMAEISRYFFEDFTEFDANALKKHLRPVAQQPLEVVKVKLAELTEWKAEAIHAAINATAEELSLGMGKVGMPLRVATTGAGNSPSLDITLELLPKEKVLARIDMALAAIAERVANS, translated from the coding sequence ATGAGTTTAACAACGCGATTTGCACCTAGCCCAACGGGATATTTACATGTAGGTGGTGCTCGCACCGCACTTTATAGTTGGTTATATGCACAGAAAAACAAAGGCCAATTTATTTTAAGAATTGAAGACACAGATATAGAGCGCTCTACCCAAGCGTCTGTAGATGCGATAATGGACGGTATGAACTGGTTAAACCTTGAATGGACACAAGGACCATTCTTTCAAACGGAACGATTCGACCGTTATAAAGAGGTTATTGCACAACTGGTTGAGTCAGGGCATGCTTATCGTTGTTACAGTACTGCTGAAGAAGTAGAGGCAATGCGTGAAGAAGCACGTGCTAAAGGCGAAAAAGAAAAATACAATGGTTATTGGCGTGATCGCACTGATTATCCGAGCGACAAACCTTATGTAATTCGCTTTAAAAACCCACTTGACGGCGATGTGGTTATTCACGATGTAGTTAAGGGTGACATTACTATTTCAAATGAAGAATTAGATGATTTAATTATTGCTCGCTCAGATGGCACACCAACTTATAATTTAACCGTAGTTGTTGATGACTGGGATATGGAAGTGACACATGTAGTGCGTGGTGATGACCATGTAAGTAACACCCCCAAGCAAATTAACATTTTAGCTGCACTAGGTGCAGAAATTCCGCAATATGCTCATATTCCAATGATTTTAGGTGATGATGGTAAGCGTTTGTCAAAACGTCATGGTGCGGTTAGTGTTATGCAGTATCGTGATGATGGTTATTTACCAGAAGCACTTCTAAATTATTTAGTACGTTTAGGTTGGTCACATGGCGATCAAGAAATTTTCTCTCGTGAAGAAATGATTGAGCTATTCGATTTAAAAGATTGCAATCGTGCACCATCAGGCTTTAATACTGAAAAATTAATCTGGGTAAACCAGCATTACATGAAAACATTAGCACCGAGTTACGTGGCTGAACATTTGGCGTGGCATATGGCTGAACAAGGTATTAATACTGAAACTGGCCCGTCGCTTGAAGCGATTGTGCAAGTACAGGCAGACCGCGTAAAAACATTAAAAGAAATGGCTGAAATATCACGCTACTTTTTTGAAGATTTTACTGAGTTTGACGCCAACGCACTGAAAAAACACTTACGTCCGGTGGCACAACAACCACTAGAAGTTGTTAAAGTTAAATTAGCTGAACTTACTGAATGGAAAGCAGAGGCTATTCACGCGGCAATTAATGCGACTGCTGAAGAGTTATCGCTTGGTATGGGTAAAGTAGGTATGCCATTACGAGTTGCTACAACTGGTGCTGGTAATTCTCCTTCACTCGATATAACACTTGAACTATTACCAAAAGAGAAAGTATTAGCTCGAATCGATATGGCACTTGCGGCTATCGCTGAACGTGTTGCTAATAGTTAA
- a CDS encoding D-arabinono-1,4-lactone oxidase — protein sequence MKVNRLNLNRRTMLKTMTAFGVASTFGLTACSKEESTAPTQALKGAYDKDGNEVTPWTNWSGNQTSTPNERLVPKSTDELSSMIKNTNQRIRLVGAGHSFSGLVPTNETLMSLAYFYGISNIDKEKKQFDVASNTFLAGVGEELWQNGLSLENMPDINTQTFGGSIATSTHGTGINYGSMSSTVKNIVLVNGLGEEINCNVDENAEVFNAARTNLGTLGAVTTLKIQAQDKYYLKETSWMMDLEEGLAKTEQLRDEHRHFELYALPHADYILGITLDKIERKELLSSTPNTGDAYETFKTMSKVIDTLPYLRSFIINTGASTVEKEERTGRNYEVFGNVRDIRFNEMEYSIPAEYGVACLREILSTIKKLDIDVIFPMEYRYIKADDIWLSPFYQRDSCAISCHNFHDKDYKKYFAAIEPIFWKYDGRPHWGKIHTLAAKEQRARYPMFDQFLKVRKAMDPKNIFTNEHINKVLGLS from the coding sequence ATGAAGGTTAATCGTCTTAACTTAAACCGCAGAACTATGTTAAAAACGATGACAGCATTTGGTGTTGCAAGTACCTTTGGTTTAACCGCTTGCAGTAAAGAAGAAAGTACAGCCCCAACTCAAGCACTTAAAGGAGCCTATGACAAAGACGGGAATGAGGTGACACCATGGACTAATTGGTCTGGAAATCAAACTTCAACGCCTAATGAACGTTTAGTACCAAAATCTACAGATGAATTATCGTCAATGATCAAAAACACTAACCAACGCATAAGATTGGTAGGTGCTGGTCATTCTTTCTCTGGCCTTGTTCCAACAAATGAAACCTTAATGTCATTAGCATATTTTTACGGTATCTCTAATATTGATAAAGAAAAAAAGCAATTTGATGTTGCCAGTAATACATTTTTAGCCGGTGTTGGTGAAGAGCTTTGGCAAAATGGTTTAAGCTTGGAAAACATGCCTGACATAAATACCCAAACATTTGGCGGTTCAATTGCAACATCAACCCACGGTACTGGCATCAATTATGGTTCAATGTCTTCAACGGTCAAAAATATTGTATTGGTTAATGGTTTAGGCGAAGAAATAAACTGTAATGTAGATGAAAATGCTGAGGTTTTTAATGCTGCTAGAACAAACTTGGGCACACTTGGCGCCGTAACAACCCTAAAAATTCAGGCCCAAGACAAATATTACTTAAAAGAAACTAGCTGGATGATGGATCTTGAAGAAGGCTTGGCAAAAACAGAACAGTTGAGAGATGAACACAGACATTTTGAATTATATGCCCTACCACACGCAGATTATATTTTAGGCATAACACTAGATAAGATTGAGCGCAAAGAGTTACTTTCAAGTACACCTAATACTGGTGATGCTTATGAAACATTCAAAACAATGTCAAAAGTAATAGACACACTACCTTACTTAAGAAGTTTTATTATCAACACTGGCGCCAGTACGGTTGAAAAAGAAGAAAGAACCGGCCGAAATTATGAGGTATTTGGTAATGTTCGCGATATTCGTTTCAACGAAATGGAATATTCAATTCCTGCTGAATACGGCGTTGCTTGTTTAAGAGAAATATTATCAACCATTAAAAAGCTTGATATTGATGTAATTTTTCCAATGGAATATCGCTATATTAAAGCAGATGATATTTGGCTCAGCCCCTTTTATCAGCGTGATAGTTGCGCTATTAGCTGTCATAATTTTCACGATAAAGATTACAAAAAATATTTCGCTGCTATTGAGCCAATTTTTTGGAAGTATGATGGACGACCACATTGGGGGAAAATACACACTTTAGCTGCAAAAGAGCAACGTGCTAGATACCCAATGTTTGATCAATTCTTAAAGGTTAGAAAAGCAATGGATCCTAAAAATATTTTTACTAACGAGCATATCAATAAAGTGCTAGGTTTAAGCTGA